A segment of the Chryseobacterium scophthalmum genome:
TTTAAGACAGAAAAAGTCTTAATTGTTTTTTAATATAAGACATAAAAAAACCGTCTCGCTGAGCGAAACGGTTCTTTATTCTTCAATCGTAACTGATTAGTGAGCAGCTGGAGCAGCAACTTTAGCAGTAGAATCGATAGCTTTAGTAGCAGAATCAGCAACTTTGTTGATTGAATCTGTAGCAACTTTAGCAGTAGAATCGATTTGCTCAGTAGCTGAATCAGCTTTAGCGTTTAAAGAATCAGCTCCAGTTGTAGCTTCACCTTTTTTACAAGCAACTAAAGAAATAACAGCGATAGCAGCTACGAATAATGACTTTTTCATAATAAATTAAATTTAATTTTGTTAATATTGTTTTTTAAATCTTTTTCTCTGTTCGGTTATTTGAACAAGACAAAGGTATAGCAGATGTGAAATTTGTTTATGAAAAATAATTGTAATAACTTTGTAAAATAGTTTTACAAATAACAAATACTGATAATCAACAATTTAACTACTTTTTTATAAAGTGACAGATTTAGACCTCTTACATTTTGAGCAGCTCAAAAAGGACGTTCAAGCTCAATATTTGAAAGAATACACCCCTTCTTATGATGAAATATCTAAGTGGAAGGGGATTGATATTATATATTTTCAGGAAGACCTTAGGAAAAAGGCTAAAGGTAACATCAGTGAAAAATCTTTTTACACCTATTTTAAATCTTCTCCGGTTTCAAAATTACCTCGTATTGATATGCTTAATTTATTGAGTATCTATGCGGGTTACGACTCATGGTATGATTTTAAAAAGAACCATCTTTTTGCAGGAGAATTATTAAGTGATGAGAAAGATTTGAGTGATGATGAACTGAAAGAATTAGAAAAAACAGTTTCAAGTGCATTAAACTTACCTAAAACCGAAGAAGAGCCTACAAAACTAGTATCTAGCAACCAAGAAAACATCGTTTTACAAGAAAACAACACTGAAAATCAAATAATTGAAAAAAAACAAACTATTTTAGAATCTTCTAAAATATCAGAAATAAAACCACCAAAAAAAAACTACCAAAGAACGGCATGGATTGCTGCGGCATCAGTTTTTGTTATTTTATTGGGGCTTTTAGGTTTTAAGGATGAAATTTTTCAAAAAACTTATAAGTATTGTTTTACGGATGCCGACAGAAATCTAAATGTTCAGCGTGATATTGAAATTAAAGTTATTAAAGAAAACGAATCTCCTATTTTATATAGAATTAAACCAGGAGAATGTTTCATCTATCCAACAAAGGATAAGACGTTGAAAATGCAGATCAGCTCTACAGTTTATGAAGATCTTGAAGTCAACAGAAATCTTGAGAATGCACCCGAAGAAGAAACGATAGAGCTGAAACCTGATGATTATAAGATGGCGCTCTATTATTTCTCTATAAAAGATATTAATGGCGAAAATTCTGAACAGCTCATCAAACAGAAAAGAAAACAGCTGGAAAACCTCATCAGCAACACAGCTACCATAACGCAGGTTTATGATAGTGATATCTACGGTCTTGAAACTCTAGACAAGCAGGATTATATCACTTTGGTGACTACACCTACCACTTCATTAAAAAACCTGAACGTTATTGAAATGAAAAAAGATAAAGGAAAAATAGTATCTATCAAATTTAAAATCTCAAACCATGAAAACAATAAATAACTTTTTGTTTTTGACGATACTTCTTGGCGTCATCATGATTGCCTGTACAAAAAAAGAAGAAAACAACAACATAAGTGATCTTGAAAAGCTAAGAAACACAAACAATATTAATGTACAAATGGACAGTACACAAGCCATTAACTCTATTACTTTACAAAAAGTACAAGACGTTCTTGATCTGTCTACTCTTTATCTTTCCGGAAATAAAAAGACTGAAATAGACACCGCTATTTATTCCAAAATTGAGAAGTATTTTCAGAAATCAGACTCTACAACTTTCCAAGGGCTGTTTAAAGAACTTGAAAGCCTAAAGGTGAAAAAGGTGAAAGTAAGTAACATTAATGTTTTCAAGAAAATCAACGATAAAGACACTTTAGATTTCGCAAAATTTAATGTGGAATATATTGGCGACAAAAATAAATCAATAGGAAATTTTGAAAGAAGTGCACAATATACCCTTGTTTCTAAAGCCACAGAAAAGAATAAAGAATTTAAATTTTATTTTATTAAATTCTATTCAGACTTGCTGGAAAAAGACAGCACTTCAGTAGGCGTAACCAGATAATCTAGGGGAATATCATTTTCCCAGACATCATCAATCATATCATCGGGGTTAAAATAATTAACTCCGATTTTTTTTGAATTTTTTGAAATATTTTCAAAGAATTGATCATAAAATCCCTTTCCATACCCTACCCTGTTTCCTTTAAAATCACAATAAAGCAAAGGAGTAATCACAAAATTGAAATCTAAAACTTCTGAATCTTCGTTTGAAACAGGTTCAGAAATTCCCCAATTATTGGTTTCAAATTGGGTATCAGAGAAAATTTCAACAGAAATCAATTTTGTATCAACGATTTTAGGAACAAAAACTTTGATATTTCGGCTTAAAAAATAATCAATAAAAATCTGAGTATTAATTTCTTTAAACTTTTCAATCGGAATGAAAATATGGATTTTTCGATCAGAAACCGGTTTAAAATAATTGATGAAATTTTGAAAAATTCTTTTAGAAAAAAGAGAAATTTCATCTTTTGACAGATTATTTCTTTTTTCAAGATATATTTTTCTGAGTTCTGATTTTTTCATTTTCAAATTTATAAAAAATAGCATTATACAAAGTCATTTTAGAGATAGCGCTCCTACGGAGCGCAAATTTTCACACTCTGTTTCTACACAGATAAAACTCCTATGGAGTTTTCTAATTACATTCAATTTAATAAAAATAAGGTTGCGCTCCTCCGGAGCGCAACCTTATATCATCATAAATCTGAGGATTGATTATCCTAAAATTTTATATATTTTATCTGACAAACGAACTCTGAACGGAAGTTCAAAAGTAATTTGGTCACCTGCATTTGCTGTTTCGCAAGAACTTCCATCAACAAATATTTCAGTAATTGTAATTTCCTGTTCTCCTGTAGTAGGACCAGAGATTAAAACTTTATCTCCAACTGAAACTTCATTATTTTCAATTAAAAACTGTGCAATTTTTGATTTTGTGTAGTAATGTTCTGCTTTTCCAATCAATGTTTTTTTGATTGCAATTTTCTGTCTAATATTTTTCGAATCAACTTTTGCTAAAGGTTTATTTGGTAAATCTCCTGACTTTTTAAAGGTCAAAGCATCAGATTTCCCTTTTCTGAACACTTTATTTCCAACCTGTAATCCTTTTCTTAAAGCAACTTGCTCTTCAACCGGTAAATGTGTTATTTCTAAACATTCTGTAGAACAACAGTTTTCCATCGTCGCTTTACAATCATCACACTGAATAAACAACAAATGACAAGCATCATTAGCACAATTGGTGTGATTATCACACGGTTTTCCGCATTGGTGACACTGAGAAATAATATCGTCGGTAATTCTTTCTCCTAATCGGTGATCAAACACAAAATTTTTACCAATAAATTTACTCTCAATATTTTCTTCTTTGATTTGACGGGTATATTCAATAATTCCGCCTTCTAATTGGAAAACATTTTTAAAACCTTGATGTTTGAAATAAGCACTTGCTTTTTCACAACGAATTCCACCTGTACAGTACATCAAAAGATTTTTATCTTCTTTAAAATCCTGAAGCTGTTCGTTGATAATTGGCAAACTTTCTCTGAAGTTTTCCACATCCGGAGTTATCGCACCTTCAAAATGTCCTACTTCACTTTCGTAATGGTTTCTAAAATCTACTACAATTGTGTTGGGATCTTCCAATAAGTTATTAAACTCCTGTGCTTTTAAGTGAACTCCTTTATTGGTTACATCAAAAGTATCATCATTCAAACCATCGGCAACAATTTTATGTCTTACCTTAATCGTTAATTTCAAGAAAGAATGATTGTCTTGTTCTACTGCAACATTGAGACGAATTCCTTGCATGAAATCATAGACTTCCAGCGTATTTCGAAAATCTTCCAAATGATCTGCAGGAATACTCATTTGAGCATTAATTCCTTCATGGGCAACATAGATACGACCTAATGCATCAAGTGCGTTCCAGGCTATAAATAAGTCGTCGCGAAATTTTTTGGGATTTTCAATTTTGGCATACGCATAGAAAGACAAAGTAAGGCGTTGCTTACCAGCTTCATCAATAAGTTGAGCTCTTTCTTCTGCGCTTAAGGTGTTATACAGTTGCATGCTATAAACGGTTTAAGTGAGAAAATTATTTTTGCAAAGATAGTTAATTTTTCAAATGTGATTGATATGACATACAACACCTTCTTATCATTCTAATTACCATTTAACTTTTTGACTGATTTTACAATCTAAATAAATGACATTTTGTCTTTAATAATTTTTTAAGCAGTGTTAAACTTATCTGATAATTATTACATAAACTATAAAATGGTATAATTGTCGTTAAATTTTAGTTAAAAGTGAAACACTTAAGATTATTTACATACATATTTAGCATTAAATTTGTGTAAGATAAAATAACAATCAAACAAAGAAGACATACAATGAAGAGTACTTTTAAAAAACTTTTACCATTTGCCGTTGTAGGGGTTCTCTCAGGAGCTACTACCGTTGGCGTGCAACAATATCTAAGTCACGATTCTAACAACGGTGACCAATCTTATTTTACAAAATCTACCAATGCTTCGTTTGTGGGAATGAATACCGCAACTGTAGGTGACGATTTTGTAAAAGCATCTAAAATGACAGTTCCGGCTGTTGTAACTATTAAAAATTATCAGAACAGAGCATCAAGCAGAGCGTCTGAGCAGGATTTGTTTGATTTCTTTTTTGGCGATCCTTTTGGAGGAAAAGGACAACAAAGACAGAGACAGCAGCAGCAAGCGCCAGAAAATATGCCTTCAGGTTTAGGATCTGGAGTAATCATTTCTCCGGATGGATATATTATTTCAAACAACCACGTTGTAGCAGGAGCCAATAAGCTTGAAGTTGTTTTAAGCAATAAAAAATCCTATATCGCAACTTTGGTAGGAACTGATCCCAATACTGACATTTCATTACTGAAAATCGAAGAAAAAGGATTACCATTCTTAAACTTTGCCAATTCTGACAACGTTGAAGTTGGGCAATGGGTTTTAGCTGTAGGTAACCCTCTTGGATTAAACTCTACGGTTACAGCGGGAATTATTTCTGCAAAAGGAAGAGGAATAGGAATTTTGGGCGGGCAAGGAAAAGCAACTAACCCAATTGAAAGCTTTATACAAACTGATGCTGCTATTAACCCTGGAAACTCTGGAGGAGCATTGGTAAATGTAAATGGAGATTTGATTGGAATTAACTCAGCGATTTCATCTACAAACGGATATTATCAAGGCTACGGCTTTGCTGTTCCTGCGAATTTAGCAAGAAAAATAATCGAGGACATTAAGAAATTCGGCATTGTACAGAGAGGTTTCTTAGGTGTAAACTCTTTAGATTTATCTAATGACCAACAAGTTGCTTTTTATAACCAAGAAAAGAAAACCAATATAAAACCAGGTTCTGGAGTTTATATTACAGGGCTTCCTGACAATAGCGGTGCACAAGATGCCGGAATGAAAGTTGGAGACATCATTACCAAAATTGACGGAGCCAACATTACAGATTTTGCAGATCTTTCTATTGCCATCGGAAGCAAAAGACCAGGTGATAAAGTACAGGTAACTTACACAAGAAACGGAAAAGAGACGACCTCTACAGTTACATTAAAAGATCAAAAAGGCGGAACTTCTGCAAGAACAAAAGCTGATCTAAGCGTCACTGAAAAAATTGGTGCAGATTTTCAAAGTCTGGATGACAGAACGAAAGCTTACTATGGATTAAGCAACGGAGTTGTTGCTAAAAATGTAGTGGAAGGAAGCGAAATCGCTAAGGCGGGTATAGTTGACGGTTATATCATTACTGAAATTAACGGGAAGCCTGTAAATTCTCAGAAAGATGTAGAAAACTTATTAAATAAATTCACCGGAACAGGCCAGATAAAATATATGGATGATTACGGAAGAGGCTATCAAAGAGGATTTAAAATGCCTTAGTAGAAACAAATAATAAACAAAAAACGCTGCAGATTTTAAAATCTACAGCGTTTTTTTATGTTTTAAAAGATTACTTTTTATTCATTTTTTCAGCAATTCTTTTCTTCTTATTTCTTTCATAAATTATCTCTACGATCTTACCTCCCATCCAAGCAAATGGAAAAAAGACCAGGAAAATAGAAATTTTATAAAATGTAGGATGATAAGGAAGAATAATAACATCAAGCATTGCTATAAAAAGCATGATGAAACCAATAAGAATTGCGTAAGCTACTTTTGCATATTTTACAATCATGGCCGTAACAACTCCTCCCACGGTAGTTCCCAATCCTGAAATAAAAAGCAGAAAGCCGAAGAAGGCATCATTATTTTTCATGCTTTCTAAAAATCTCTGCCAATGCTCAAACGGAGCAAATGCATCAAAGGTAACCCACTTTGGAAAAGCCCTTATACCAAGAGTGATAATAAGCCCTGCAATCACAAGACCTACCAAAACTGCAAATGTATTTCTTAAAAAATTCATTAATCCTGATGTGCAATCATAGAAATTTCGATATCAACATTCTTCGGCAAACAAGAAACCTGTACAGTTTCACGAGCCGGAAAGCTTTCAGCATCAAGATAAGATGCATAAATATCATTCATCACCGCAAAATCATCCATACTTTTAAGGAAGATTGTTGCTTTAACCACATTTTTAAACGTCATTCCTGCTTCTGTAAGGATTGCTTCAAGGTTTTTCATTACCTGATGTGTTTCCTTTTCAATTCCTTCTACCAGTTTACCCGTTGCAGGATCTACAGGAATCTGACCAGAGATATACAAAACTCCGTTGGCAAGATTTGCCTGAGAATAAGGACCAATAGCTGCAGGAGCATTAACTGTGTTGATGATTGTTTTCATATATAGATTTATTTACTTTAAAAATCATACCAAATCATTTACGACTTGAATATAGTTTATTTTGGGTGCAAAGATAAAATTTATATTGTAAAATCAGTATGACTTTAGAAAGGTGCATTAGGCTGAGTAAAACTTCTGTCTTTATACTTCAATGCATCGCTTAATATATTTGCTTTAATACCGATAAAGAAATCATAAACTTTATACTGCCCAAAAGGAACCCAGTTAAAATTAATCGTAAAACTACGCTGATCTCTTGAGAAACCGATTCTTGTATATGCCAATTCTTTGGTCACCATATCGTAATGCGTACTACCATTAATATTCCAGTAAGGAGTAAGCTTTAAGCTTCCGTCTAAACCAATGGACGCCATTTTAGTTGCTGTTCTCGATAAGTTTCTTGAATATTGGTAATTGGCATTCACATTTAACGTCCATGCCTGATCAAAATGGGCATAATTATCATCGTCAAAGAAATAGTTTTCATTTCTGATTTCCCCTTTTTGCGAATAAGTTTTGGCGTAATCTTTTTTCTCACCAAACAATTCGTTGCTCAAAGGATAAGAAAGCTGTACGTTGAAACCTTGTACGCTAAACGATCCAAAGTCTTCCGTTCTGATACCGGTATCTGATCCCGGAGCAAATAGAATCTTATACGGTTCAATCGTTAAACTTGTATTTACGCTTAGTTTATTATCAAAGAAAGAAGATTGTCCGTTCACAGAAATAATTGACCATGGATGACTTTTTGCAGCAAAATTATAATTTCCGCTTACATTTAAAGATTCGAAAATCTTCATTTTTTTCACTCCGGTAGAATCACTCTTAGACCTTACCTTCATTTCGATATTATTACCGATATTATAGTTTAAAGCTCCCGTCATCCCTGTTGTCGGTGTTCCTACAACTCCTCTATCAAAAATTGAATACGGCGTTAAGGCTCCATTTGCATTATAGAAATTCTTAAAATATCCAAATTGTTCCCCACCAAAATCCGGAGAATAGGTGAACCCAATACTCGGCGTCATCATGTGTCTTATTGCCTGTATCGTAGATCCTTTTTTGAAATTTGCCTGACCGTATAATTGAGTTTGCACACTTGCTGTCGTAGAAAAAATACTATATCCTGCAACTTTATTATTAAATTGATCAACTTCAATATTCTGAATTGGGTCGTAATATTTTGTAAGCGTCTTCGTGGTAAGAGCATTATCAATTGTAGCCCCTAAACTAAAAGTAAAAAATTTAGCAAAAGTAGTATTTGTTCCTAAAGCAATATTATTTTTCAAACCTGTTTGAAGTTTGTCCCACATTGCATCTGTAAACATTTCACCATCCGATGTATTCACAGAATTCGTTAGATTTAAACCTGTATTAACTGTAATATTTTCCAGCAAACCTGACCTCACACCAGTTTTCGATTTAAACAAATAAAACTGATTGATTGCTACGTTCATTTGAGGCAAACGCAAACTCGCTGTTTTTTCTGCAAAGTTCTGAGAGTAAGAAGCCGTACTCGTAATCGTTGCAGGAAGTTTCAAAAACCTTTTAGTCAAGGAAAGTGTTGAGTTTTGCTGCGTTCTCAAAACACTTTGATCCATAATAAAGGCATTGTTTACGGTATTATTATAGAAAGCAGTACTCGTCATATCCACAGACGCAGAAAAGGTAAGGAAAGGATTTGCTTTTGTATCCTGAGTATGCCTCCAAGCAATTCTGTATGTTCCCGTTTTGCTGTAATTATCAAGACCTTTAATTCCACGAACCGTGCTTCCGATATCTGCCGAGAAATTCCC
Coding sequences within it:
- a CDS encoding putative LPS assembly protein LptD, translated to MDKTVFKNILQFLIILIFNSFLAQEGPKKVVKATIINDTISKKDTIAAPKESLDAVVDYKADDIRRDVPKKMIYLNKNAQVKYQDMQIDADYISIDEERNLIFARGKLDSLGKVFELAQVNQAGKKYEVESFNYNTKTREAIAYNARTEESEGLIVADKTKKYNDSVFVMRHAEFTTDSYYIDKKDTRPDYHLLASYIKMQKGKESSTLIVGPAQMYIEDVPTPLILPFAILPFSSKRAAGILIPSFGEREDVGFFLNGIGYYQPIGEHFDLKILADIYTKGSWTVRPEMNYLKKYRYSGNFSADIGSTVRGIKGLDNYSKTGTYRIAWRHTQDTKANPFLTFSASVDMTSTAFYNNTVNNAFIMDQSVLRTQQNSTLSLTKRFLKLPATITSTASYSQNFAEKTASLRLPQMNVAINQFYLFKSKTGVRSGLLENITVNTGLNLTNSVNTSDGEMFTDAMWDKLQTGLKNNIALGTNTTFAKFFTFSLGATIDNALTTKTLTKYYDPIQNIEVDQFNNKVAGYSIFSTTASVQTQLYGQANFKKGSTIQAIRHMMTPSIGFTYSPDFGGEQFGYFKNFYNANGALTPYSIFDRGVVGTPTTGMTGALNYNIGNNIEMKVRSKSDSTGVKKMKIFESLNVSGNYNFAAKSHPWSIISVNGQSSFFDNKLSVNTSLTIEPYKILFAPGSDTGIRTEDFGSFSVQGFNVQLSYPLSNELFGEKKDYAKTYSQKGEIRNENYFFDDDNYAHFDQAWTLNVNANYQYSRNLSRTATKMASIGLDGSLKLTPYWNINGSTHYDMVTKELAYTRIGFSRDQRSFTINFNWVPFGQYKVYDFFIGIKANILSDALKYKDRSFTQPNAPF
- a CDS encoding 5-formyltetrahydrofolate cyclo-ligase, with the translated sequence MKKSELRKIYLEKRNNLSKDEISLFSKRIFQNFINYFKPVSDRKIHIFIPIEKFKEINTQIFIDYFLSRNIKVFVPKIVDTKLISVEIFSDTQFETNNWGISEPVSNEDSEVLDFNFVITPLLYCDFKGNRVGYGKGFYDQFFENISKNSKKIGVNYFNPDDMIDDVWENDIPLDYLVTPTEVLSFSSKSE
- a CDS encoding RidA family protein encodes the protein MKTIINTVNAPAAIGPYSQANLANGVLYISGQIPVDPATGKLVEGIEKETHQVMKNLEAILTEAGMTFKNVVKATIFLKSMDDFAVMNDIYASYLDAESFPARETVQVSCLPKNVDIEISMIAHQD
- a CDS encoding trypsin-like peptidase domain-containing protein; amino-acid sequence: MKSTFKKLLPFAVVGVLSGATTVGVQQYLSHDSNNGDQSYFTKSTNASFVGMNTATVGDDFVKASKMTVPAVVTIKNYQNRASSRASEQDLFDFFFGDPFGGKGQQRQRQQQQAPENMPSGLGSGVIISPDGYIISNNHVVAGANKLEVVLSNKKSYIATLVGTDPNTDISLLKIEEKGLPFLNFANSDNVEVGQWVLAVGNPLGLNSTVTAGIISAKGRGIGILGGQGKATNPIESFIQTDAAINPGNSGGALVNVNGDLIGINSAISSTNGYYQGYGFAVPANLARKIIEDIKKFGIVQRGFLGVNSLDLSNDQQVAFYNQEKKTNIKPGSGVYITGLPDNSGAQDAGMKVGDIITKIDGANITDFADLSIAIGSKRPGDKVQVTYTRNGKETTSTVTLKDQKGGTSARTKADLSVTEKIGADFQSLDDRTKAYYGLSNGVVAKNVVEGSEIAKAGIVDGYIITEINGKPVNSQKDVENLLNKFTGTGQIKYMDDYGRGYQRGFKMP
- a CDS encoding rhodanese-related sulfurtransferase, giving the protein MQLYNTLSAEERAQLIDEAGKQRLTLSFYAYAKIENPKKFRDDLFIAWNALDALGRIYVAHEGINAQMSIPADHLEDFRNTLEVYDFMQGIRLNVAVEQDNHSFLKLTIKVRHKIVADGLNDDTFDVTNKGVHLKAQEFNNLLEDPNTIVVDFRNHYESEVGHFEGAITPDVENFRESLPIINEQLQDFKEDKNLLMYCTGGIRCEKASAYFKHQGFKNVFQLEGGIIEYTRQIKEENIESKFIGKNFVFDHRLGERITDDIISQCHQCGKPCDNHTNCANDACHLLFIQCDDCKATMENCCSTECLEITHLPVEEQVALRKGLQVGNKVFRKGKSDALTFKKSGDLPNKPLAKVDSKNIRQKIAIKKTLIGKAEHYYTKSKIAQFLIENNEVSVGDKVLISGPTTGEQEITITEIFVDGSSCETANAGDQITFELPFRVRLSDKIYKILG